From a single Hymenobacter sp. YIM 151500-1 genomic region:
- a CDS encoding M16 family metallopeptidase, translating into MTRNHLLLLGLGASLALQPAVAQQKPAGSATAKPATVTKAPAATAGKARLVEKVTRKGNELVIPYEKYVLPNGLTLIVHEDHSDPLVHVDVTYHVGSAREQIGKSGFAHFFEHMMFQGSDHVADEQHFKTVTAAGGTLNGTTNRDRTNYFETVPSNQLETALWLEADRMGFLLDAVTQKKFEVQRSTVKNERGQNYDNRPYGLASENVAKTLYPYGHPYSWLTIGYLEDLDRSDVNDLKNFFLRWYGPNNATVTVGGDVKPQEVVKLVEKYFGPISKGPAVAAQKLPAPKLTQDRYVSYQDNVRFPMLQVVFPSVPSGHPDEYALDALAEIIGQGKNSLLYKNLIKPQQAIQAQSYNNTSELAGEFTMVALPFPGKGLDSLEAQVRRTLKEFERTGATAEQVARFKSSTEAQVVNLLASVNGKVSQLAANQTFYGNPNRLPEELKRLRAVTPADVNRVYNTYIKGKGAVVLSVVPKTGGVQPAKPDNYTVSKAGYKAPDYGYEGLKYAKATDTFDRSQQPKPGTNPLVQVPELWQTSFDNGLRIMGNRNTEIPAVTMLLTIRGGHRLEQATPNKAGIASLTAALMNEGTQKYTAEQFSSELDKLGSTIRVSSGDDNTTVYVQSLTKNLPATMKLLEERLLRPRFDEADFARLKKQTLEGIANQNTQPVVIADKAYARLVYGPANIMSVPASGTTATVTALTLDDIKQFYQQNYAPNVSHLVVVGDVDQATLTPQLGFLKGWTQKNVTLPAGETAAQPEKTRIYFINKDGAAQSEIRVGYLTPLTYDATGDYYRAYLANYLLGGAFNSRINLNLREDKGYTYGARSGFQATRYIGPYTAQAGVRADATAASVKEFMKEIQNYRNGITDDELQFLQASVGQNDALRYETGQQKAAFLARLLEYDLSKDYVKQQSELLKNLKKEDVQAIAQKYLPADNMYIVVVGDRAKAFPGLAELGYEVVEMDADGNRVTAPATPAPTAATAAPTAAPTAETPEKVKVKTKDADGKKEKRKSKADKAEAKAE; encoded by the coding sequence ATGACCCGCAACCACTTGTTGCTGCTGGGACTGGGAGCCTCGCTGGCCTTGCAGCCAGCCGTGGCTCAGCAAAAACCGGCTGGCTCGGCCACCGCCAAGCCCGCCACCGTCACCAAAGCGCCGGCCGCCACTGCCGGCAAGGCCCGCCTCGTGGAGAAAGTCACCCGCAAAGGCAACGAGCTGGTGATTCCCTACGAGAAGTACGTGCTGCCCAACGGCCTCACGCTCATCGTGCACGAAGACCACTCCGACCCCCTGGTGCACGTGGACGTGACCTACCACGTGGGCTCGGCGCGGGAGCAGATTGGCAAGTCGGGCTTTGCCCACTTCTTCGAGCACATGATGTTCCAGGGCTCCGACCACGTAGCCGACGAGCAGCACTTCAAGACCGTAACGGCCGCCGGCGGCACCCTGAACGGCACCACCAACCGGGACCGGACCAACTACTTTGAGACCGTGCCCAGCAACCAGCTCGAAACCGCGCTGTGGCTGGAGGCCGACCGGATGGGCTTTTTGCTGGACGCCGTAACCCAGAAGAAGTTTGAGGTGCAGCGCTCCACCGTGAAAAACGAGCGGGGCCAGAACTACGACAACCGTCCCTACGGCCTGGCCTCCGAAAATGTGGCCAAGACGCTTTACCCCTACGGCCACCCCTACAGCTGGCTGACCATCGGCTACCTCGAAGACCTGGACCGGTCCGACGTAAACGACCTCAAGAACTTCTTCCTGCGTTGGTACGGCCCCAACAACGCCACCGTCACGGTGGGCGGCGACGTGAAGCCCCAGGAGGTGGTGAAGCTGGTGGAGAAGTACTTCGGGCCCATCAGCAAGGGCCCGGCCGTGGCGGCCCAGAAGCTGCCCGCGCCCAAGCTGACCCAGGACCGCTACGTAAGCTACCAGGACAACGTGCGCTTCCCCATGCTGCAAGTGGTGTTCCCCAGCGTGCCCAGCGGCCACCCCGACGAGTACGCCCTCGACGCCCTAGCCGAAATCATTGGGCAAGGCAAAAATTCCCTGCTCTACAAAAACCTGATTAAGCCCCAGCAAGCCATTCAGGCCCAGAGCTACAACAACACCTCGGAGCTGGCCGGCGAGTTTACGATGGTGGCCCTGCCCTTCCCCGGCAAAGGCCTCGACTCGCTGGAAGCTCAGGTGCGCCGCACGCTCAAGGAGTTTGAGCGCACTGGCGCTACTGCCGAGCAGGTGGCCCGGTTTAAGTCGAGCACCGAGGCTCAGGTGGTGAACCTCCTGGCCAGCGTAAACGGCAAGGTTAGCCAGCTGGCCGCCAACCAGACCTTCTACGGCAACCCCAACCGCCTGCCCGAGGAGCTGAAGCGCCTGCGCGCCGTAACGCCCGCCGACGTTAACCGCGTCTACAACACGTATATCAAAGGCAAGGGCGCCGTGGTGCTGAGCGTGGTGCCCAAAACCGGCGGCGTGCAGCCCGCCAAGCCCGACAACTACACGGTTTCCAAAGCCGGCTATAAGGCCCCCGACTACGGCTACGAAGGCCTGAAGTACGCCAAGGCTACCGACACCTTCGACCGGAGCCAGCAGCCCAAGCCCGGCACCAACCCGCTGGTGCAGGTGCCCGAGCTGTGGCAGACTTCCTTCGACAACGGCCTGCGGATAATGGGCAACCGCAACACCGAAATTCCGGCCGTGACCATGCTGCTGACCATCCGCGGCGGCCACCGCCTGGAGCAGGCCACGCCCAATAAGGCCGGCATTGCCTCGCTCACGGCGGCTCTGATGAACGAAGGCACCCAGAAGTACACCGCCGAGCAGTTCAGCTCGGAGCTGGACAAGCTGGGCTCCACCATCCGCGTGAGCAGCGGCGACGACAACACCACCGTGTACGTGCAGAGCCTGACCAAGAACCTGCCTGCTACCATGAAGCTGCTGGAGGAGCGTCTGCTGCGTCCCCGCTTCGATGAGGCCGACTTCGCCCGCCTGAAAAAGCAGACCCTGGAAGGCATTGCCAACCAGAACACCCAGCCCGTGGTCATTGCCGATAAGGCCTACGCCCGCCTCGTGTACGGCCCTGCCAACATCATGAGCGTGCCGGCTTCGGGCACCACGGCCACCGTCACGGCCCTCACCCTGGACGACATCAAGCAGTTCTACCAGCAGAACTACGCCCCCAACGTCAGCCACCTCGTGGTGGTCGGCGACGTGGACCAGGCTACGCTCACGCCCCAGCTAGGCTTCCTGAAAGGCTGGACCCAGAAGAACGTGACCCTGCCGGCCGGCGAAACCGCCGCCCAGCCCGAGAAGACGCGCATCTACTTCATCAACAAAGACGGCGCGGCGCAGTCGGAAATCCGGGTGGGCTACCTCACCCCGCTCACCTACGACGCCACCGGCGACTATTACCGCGCCTACCTGGCCAACTACCTGCTGGGCGGGGCCTTCAACTCGCGCATCAACCTGAACCTGCGCGAGGATAAAGGCTACACCTACGGGGCCCGCTCGGGCTTCCAGGCCACCCGCTACATCGGGCCCTACACGGCCCAGGCCGGCGTGCGCGCCGATGCCACGGCCGCCTCGGTGAAGGAGTTCATGAAGGAAATCCAGAACTACCGCAACGGCATCACCGACGACGAGCTGCAATTCCTGCAAGCCTCCGTAGGCCAGAACGATGCCCTGCGCTACGAAACCGGCCAGCAAAAAGCCGCCTTCCTGGCTCGCCTGCTGGAGTACGACCTCTCGAAGGATTACGTGAAGCAGCAGAGCGAGCTGCTGAAAAACCTGAAGAAGGAAGACGTGCAGGCCATTGCCCAGAAGTACCTGCCCGCCGACAACATGTACATTGTAGTAGTCGGTGACCGGGCCAAGGCCTTCCCCGGCCTGGCTGAGCTGGGCTACGAAGTGGTAGAAATGGACGCTGACGGCAACCGCGTAACCGCTCCGGCCACCCCGGCCCCGACTGCTGCAACCGCCGCGCCCACGGCCGCTCCCACCGCCGAAACGCCTGAGAAGGTAAAGGTGAAAACCAAAGACGCCGACGGCAAAAAGGAAAAGCGCAAGTCCAAAGCCGACAAGGCCGAAGCCAAAGCCGAATAG
- a CDS encoding family 10 glycosylhydrolase, giving the protein MLNCRKLAWGWLLVLLAGAAQPLRAQLPTPPKREMRAVWVAHVFNLDWPSRKTLTPEQQRQEFTSLVDRHRQLGANAVVVQVRSAADAVYPSTLAPWSEWLTGTQGQAPSPLYDPLEFMVRTTHRRGLEFHAWLNPYRALTNATAANVAPTHVTRQHPEWIVSYGTLRILNPGLPEVRRHLTQVVLEVVRNYDVDAIHFDDYFYPAPQAGLTFDDDAAFTQDPRGFTSKADWRRNNIDLFVQMVSDSIRRVKPWVKFGISPPGVWRNGVSVGGTATTAFQSYTDIFADSRKWLQQGWVDYLAPQVYFGIGQAAANYSLIVPWWNQQVLPTVPRHVYIGLGAYRVSATATEVSFRSPSQLPQQLRLLRAQPNVQGAIFYKSTDLLNNPLGLADSLRQNFYRTPALRPTMPWKDNVPPLAPTALAVRPGSAAGTTVVSWTAPPPATDGGTARQYVVYRLPFRTTPATAADLTDPTTIVAITDSTAYVEAASSGGPRTYVVTALDRLHNESAPAQLNFTVTGTRSALAARLEPAAPNPFRQETRLTFHLPTAGPATLRAYDLTGREVAVLATGTRPAGPHTVVWRAGSLPAGLYVLVLQTPAGILRQRVVLAR; this is encoded by the coding sequence ATGTTGAATTGCCGAAAGCTGGCCTGGGGCTGGCTGCTGGTGCTGCTGGCCGGTGCCGCGCAGCCCCTGCGGGCCCAACTGCCCACCCCGCCCAAGCGCGAGATGCGCGCCGTATGGGTGGCCCACGTGTTCAACCTCGACTGGCCCAGCCGCAAAACCCTCACCCCGGAGCAGCAACGCCAGGAGTTTACCTCGCTCGTAGACCGGCACCGCCAGCTGGGCGCCAACGCCGTGGTGGTGCAGGTGCGCTCCGCCGCCGATGCCGTGTACCCCAGCACTCTGGCCCCCTGGAGCGAGTGGCTGACCGGCACCCAGGGCCAGGCACCGAGTCCGCTCTACGACCCGCTGGAGTTTATGGTGCGCACCACCCACCGCCGCGGCCTCGAGTTTCATGCCTGGCTGAACCCCTATCGGGCCCTTACCAACGCCACCGCCGCCAACGTGGCGCCCACCCACGTCACGCGCCAGCACCCGGAGTGGATAGTCAGCTACGGCACGCTGCGCATCCTCAACCCCGGCTTACCCGAGGTGCGCCGCCACCTCACGCAGGTGGTGCTGGAAGTGGTGCGCAACTACGACGTGGACGCCATTCACTTCGACGACTACTTCTACCCCGCCCCCCAGGCGGGCCTGACCTTCGACGACGATGCGGCCTTTACCCAGGACCCGCGCGGATTCACCAGCAAGGCCGACTGGCGCCGCAACAACATCGACCTGTTTGTGCAAATGGTATCGGACAGTATTCGGCGGGTGAAGCCCTGGGTGAAGTTCGGCATTTCGCCGCCGGGCGTGTGGCGCAACGGCGTCAGCGTAGGCGGCACCGCTACCACGGCTTTCCAGAGCTACACCGACATCTTCGCCGACTCGCGCAAGTGGCTGCAGCAGGGCTGGGTGGATTACCTGGCGCCCCAGGTGTATTTCGGCATTGGGCAGGCGGCGGCCAACTACAGCCTCATCGTGCCGTGGTGGAACCAGCAGGTGCTGCCCACGGTGCCGCGCCACGTCTACATCGGGCTGGGGGCCTACCGGGTCAGTGCCACGGCCACGGAGGTGAGTTTCCGCTCCCCCAGCCAGTTGCCCCAGCAGCTGCGGCTGCTGCGGGCCCAGCCCAACGTGCAGGGCGCCATCTTCTACAAAAGCACCGACCTATTGAACAATCCGTTGGGCTTGGCCGACTCTCTGCGCCAGAACTTTTACCGCACCCCGGCCCTGCGGCCCACCATGCCCTGGAAAGACAACGTGCCGCCCCTGGCGCCCACGGCCCTGGCGGTGCGCCCCGGCTCCGCGGCTGGCACCACGGTAGTAAGCTGGACGGCCCCGCCGCCGGCTACGGACGGGGGCACGGCCCGGCAGTATGTGGTGTACCGCCTGCCCTTCCGCACCACACCCGCCACCGCCGCCGACCTCACCGACCCCACCACTATTGTCGCCATCACCGACTCTACGGCCTACGTGGAAGCTGCTAGCTCAGGCGGACCCCGCACCTACGTAGTCACGGCCCTGGACCGCCTGCACAACGAAAGCGCCCCGGCCCAGCTCAACTTCACCGTAACCGGCACCCGCTCCGCCCTGGCTGCCCGCCTGGAGCCGGCTGCGCCCAACCCATTCCGCCAGGAAACCCGCCTCACCTTCCACCTGCCCACCGCCGGCCCCGCTACCCTGCGCGCCTACGACCTAACCGGCCGCGAAGTGGCCGTGCTGGCTACCGGCACCCGCCCCGCCGGCCCGCATACGGTTGTGTGGCGCGCAGGCAGTTTACCGGCAGGGCTCTATGTGCTGGTATTGCAAACCCCGGCCGGCATACTGCGCCAGCGGGTGGTGCTGGCGCGGTAG
- a CDS encoding glycosyltransferase gives MLFSIIFFGLFFGVFVGLLLLLARRRPPYAPLTSRPRVSILIAARNEEATIERCLTALSRLNYPAGLLEIIVADDASTDNTAAVVEAFIKDKPQFQLLPVRHRLGTARGKGNALAHLCRAATTDYFLFTDADMAVHPDWVQTMLAAAPEGVGIVTGITTAEGNLFGRLQGLDWLFGLNLICVLTDLGMPVTAVGNNMLVTRAAYNSIGGYEALAFSITEDLQLFEQVVGQGWGYANIIRPQALGVSVPQPTVHHLLQQRKRWMKGAVRLPWQLGLLFSSYGLFYTVLGWPSLLTGSVVLSLYAGKVLCQTVFLLITLRQAGHRENLGVLLLYDAYLLAMSLAVLAYTVWPSSIWWKERRYHWAEG, from the coding sequence ATGCTGTTTTCGATTATTTTCTTCGGTCTATTCTTTGGCGTGTTTGTGGGGCTGCTGCTGTTGCTGGCCCGGCGCCGCCCGCCCTACGCGCCCCTCACGAGTCGGCCGCGGGTGAGCATTCTGATTGCGGCCCGCAACGAAGAGGCTACTATCGAGCGGTGCCTCACGGCCCTCTCCCGGCTCAACTACCCGGCCGGGCTGCTCGAAATTATCGTTGCCGACGATGCGTCTACCGATAACACGGCCGCCGTGGTAGAGGCCTTTATCAAAGACAAGCCCCAGTTTCAGCTGCTGCCCGTGCGCCACCGCCTGGGCACGGCCCGCGGCAAGGGCAACGCCCTGGCCCACCTCTGCCGCGCCGCCACCACCGACTACTTCCTTTTCACCGACGCCGACATGGCCGTGCACCCTGATTGGGTGCAAACCATGCTGGCCGCCGCCCCCGAAGGCGTAGGCATCGTGACGGGCATTACCACGGCCGAGGGCAACCTGTTCGGCCGCCTGCAAGGGCTGGACTGGCTGTTTGGGCTGAATCTGATTTGCGTCCTGACCGACCTGGGCATGCCGGTTACGGCCGTCGGCAACAACATGCTCGTGACGCGGGCCGCGTATAACTCCATCGGGGGCTACGAGGCCCTGGCTTTCAGCATCACCGAGGATTTGCAGCTGTTTGAGCAGGTGGTGGGGCAGGGGTGGGGCTACGCCAACATCATCCGGCCCCAGGCCCTGGGCGTTTCGGTACCCCAGCCCACGGTACACCACCTTTTGCAGCAGCGCAAGCGCTGGATGAAGGGTGCCGTGCGTCTGCCCTGGCAGTTGGGGCTCCTGTTCAGCTCGTACGGGCTGTTTTACACGGTGCTGGGCTGGCCCAGCCTGCTAACGGGCAGCGTTGTGCTGTCCTTGTATGCGGGCAAGGTGCTGTGCCAAACGGTGTTTCTGCTGATTACGCTCCGCCAAGCCGGCCACCGCGAAAACCTCGGCGTACTGCTGCTCTACGACGCGTACCTGCTGGCTATGTCCCTGGCCGTGCTGGCGTACACCGTATGGCCCTCCAGCATCTGGTGGAAAGAACGGCGCTACCACTGGGCCGAAGGCTAG
- a CDS encoding MFS transporter, with protein MASSVAAAPSSTREKPRLSFWQIWNMSFGFLGIQFGFALQNANVSRIFETMGAKTDDIAILWLAAPTTGLLVQPIIGYLSDRTWSPRWGRRRPYFLVGAILASLALLVMPNVTALWMAAGMLWVMDSSINISMEPFRALVGDLLPSQQRTTGFAAQTFFIGIGAIVASSLPWIFTNWFGIENTAPAGQIPPSVRYAFYIGGVVFLLAVLWTVLRTREYPPENLAEFEEEKRRTAGFWNGVRESFMGIFNMPKTMKQLALVQFFSWLALFAMWIYTTPAITSHIYHTTDTTSKLYNEGADWVGVCFSVYNGVSAVFALLLPMIARATSRRVTHLLCLVAGGLGLISIYFIQDPKLLLLSMVGVGIAWASILSVPYAMLAGALPWNKMGYYMGVFNFFIVIPQMVAGVTLGFFTKHVFNDQPVFTLVLGGCSMILSGLLTLLVHDADDIRLPAESQPLNTDAPAYESPVQTDPRV; from the coding sequence ATGGCAAGCAGTGTAGCGGCCGCCCCGAGCAGCACCCGCGAAAAACCCCGCCTGAGCTTCTGGCAAATCTGGAACATGAGCTTCGGCTTCCTGGGCATCCAGTTCGGCTTTGCGTTGCAGAACGCCAACGTGAGCCGCATTTTTGAAACGATGGGGGCCAAAACCGACGACATTGCCATTCTGTGGCTGGCGGCGCCCACTACCGGCCTGCTGGTGCAGCCCATTATCGGCTACCTCTCCGACCGAACCTGGAGCCCGCGCTGGGGCCGGCGCCGGCCTTACTTCCTGGTGGGGGCCATTCTGGCTTCGCTGGCGCTGCTGGTGATGCCCAACGTAACGGCTCTGTGGATGGCGGCCGGCATGTTGTGGGTGATGGACTCGAGCATCAACATCTCCATGGAGCCGTTTCGGGCGCTAGTGGGCGACCTGCTACCGTCTCAGCAGCGTACCACGGGCTTTGCGGCCCAGACGTTCTTCATTGGCATCGGGGCCATTGTGGCGTCGTCGCTGCCCTGGATTTTTACCAACTGGTTTGGCATCGAGAATACGGCTCCGGCCGGGCAGATTCCGCCGTCGGTGCGCTACGCGTTTTACATCGGGGGCGTCGTGTTCCTGCTGGCTGTGCTCTGGACCGTGCTGCGCACCCGCGAGTACCCGCCCGAAAACCTGGCCGAGTTTGAAGAGGAGAAGCGCCGCACGGCCGGCTTCTGGAACGGGGTACGCGAGTCGTTCATGGGTATTTTCAACATGCCCAAAACCATGAAGCAGCTGGCCCTGGTGCAGTTCTTCTCCTGGCTGGCCTTGTTTGCCATGTGGATTTACACCACGCCCGCCATCACCAGCCACATCTACCACACCACCGATACCACTTCCAAGCTCTACAACGAAGGCGCCGACTGGGTGGGCGTATGCTTTTCGGTGTACAACGGCGTGTCGGCGGTGTTTGCCCTGCTGCTGCCCATGATTGCCCGCGCCACCAGCCGCCGCGTTACGCACCTGCTCTGCCTGGTAGCCGGCGGCCTGGGGCTGATTTCCATCTACTTCATTCAGGACCCTAAGCTGCTGCTGCTCTCGATGGTGGGCGTGGGCATTGCCTGGGCCTCGATTCTGAGCGTGCCGTATGCCATGCTGGCTGGCGCCCTGCCCTGGAACAAGATGGGCTATTACATGGGCGTGTTCAACTTCTTTATCGTGATTCCGCAGATGGTGGCCGGCGTCACGCTGGGCTTTTTCACCAAGCACGTCTTCAACGACCAGCCCGTGTTTACGCTGGTGCTGGGCGGCTGCTCCATGATTCTGTCGGGCCTGCTGACCCTGCTGGTCCACGACGCCGACGACATCCGCCTGCCCGCCGAAAGCCAGCCCCTGAACACCGACGCCCCCGCCTACGAGTCGCCGGTGCAAACGGACCCGCGGGTGTAG